The sequence TGCCTTGGGCCCGTAGAAGTCCTCGAGTTTGGCGAGGATGACGTCGTCCGGGATGGAGTCCGGGAGGGGCTTTGGAGGAACGCGGATGAGGAGATGGAAGTGGTTGGACATCATGCAGAAGGTGATGACGTCGATGTCACAGAACCGGGCGAGGTGATGGAGGATGTCGAGGAGTTTGTGCTTGGCGGAATCGTCGAGGAGAGGGAGGCGGCCGGCGACGCGGGACATGCAGTGGTACGTCGCGGGGAGGGAGGGATCGGCCTTGATGCGTGGGGTTCTCATGCGGTGATGGGGGCGGGAAGGGTGCCAAGGTGGTTCAGGTTCAGAAGTGTGCGGATGCGCGAAAGCATGGGACATGGAATGCGCGATGAAGATCAGTGTCAATTCAAATTGTCTGTCTTACTAA comes from Verrucomicrobiia bacterium and encodes:
- a CDS encoding transposase translates to MRTPRIKADPSLPATYHCMSRVAGRLPLLDDSAKHKLLDILHHLARFCDIDVITFCMMSNHFHLLIRVPPKPLPDSIPDDVILAKLEDFYGPKA